TGAATGATACTTGAGACACTTAAACTGGCAGTAACAGTGAAAAGGTACAGTGTAAAATGAGGTCTGATTTAAAGCAACtgttaataatatttttcaagAGTCAGTACCTCACTGGTTCTCACCATAATTCATTATACATCACtattttataaacataaatTGTGGTGATTGTGGAAATGTGTGAGTACTGCTTTAACCCCCTCAGTTTACTGAGTGAAATCAGAGATGTTTTACTGTATGCAATAATGCACTACTACCACCAGTGGATACATACTGAGTGGCCATTATATCAGAAGACATAATGTAGTAGTCATTAGGTCTTCTGGGATTTTTGACTTCCCATCTGATGTAATCTACAGAGAACCACTAAACCTTATATCCTAAAATGACCAGCATGGGTGCCTAAAACATAACAGAAGATTCCAAGTAGGACAATATCAAGGAGATATGAAAATCCAAAAGTCAGCtgcaccccaaacacacacacacacacacacacacacacacacacacacacacactgtgtgtatatgtgtgttgtgcacaGCATATTTGAAACAGTGCTTTAgctactgagtgtgtgtgtgtgtgtgtgtgtgtgtgtgtgtgtgtgtgtgtgtgtgtgtgtgtgtgtgtgtgttatgcaggGCATGTTTGGGACAGTGCTTtagctactgtgtgtgtgtgtatgtgtgtgtgtgtgtgtgtgtatgttatacaGGGCATGTTTGGGGCAGTGCTttagctacagtgtgtgtgtgtgtgtgtgtgtgtgtgtgtgtgttatgcaggGCATGTTTGGGGCAGTGGTttagctacagtgtgtgtgtgtctgtgtgtgtgtgtgtgttatacagggCATGTTTGGGACAGTGCTttagctacagtgtgtgtgtgtgtgtgtgtgtgttatacagggCATGTTTGTGGCAGTGCTTTAGctacaggctgtgtgtgtgtctgtgtgtgtgtcttatacAGGGCATGTTTGGGACAGTGCTttagctacagtgtgtgtgtgtgtgtatgttatacaGGGCATGTTTGTGGCAGTGCTTTAGctacaggctgtgtgtgtgtgtgtgtgttatacagggCATGTTTGGGGCAGTGCTttagctacagtgtgtgtgtgtgtgtgtgtgtgtgtgtgtgtgtgttatacagggCATGTTTGGGACAGTGCTttagctacagtgtgtgtgtgtgtgtgtgtgtgttatacagggCATGTTTGGGGCAGTGCTttagctacagtgtgtgtgtatgtctgtgtgtgtgttatacagggCATGTTTGGGGCAGTGCTttagctacagtgtgtgtgtgtgtgtgtgtgtgtgtgtgtgtgtgtgttatacagggCATGTTTGGGGCAGTGCTttagctacagtgtgtgtgtgtgtgtgtgtgtgtgtgtgtgtgtgttatacagggCATGTTTGGGGCAGTGCTTtagctactgtgtgtgtgtgtgtgtgtgtgtgtgtgtgtgtgtgtgtgtgtgtgtgtgtgtgtgtgtgtgtgtgtgtgtgtgtgtgtgtgtgtgtgtgtgtgtgtgtgttatacagggCATGTTTGGGGCAGTGCTttagctacagtgtgtgtgtgtgtgagatacagggCATGTTTGGGGCAGTGCTttagctacagtgtgtgtgtgtgtgtgtgtgtgtgtgtgtgtgtgtgtgtgtgtgtgtgtgtgttatacagggCATGTTTGGGGCAGTGCTttagctacagtgtgtgtgtgtgtgtgtgtgtgtgtgtgtgtgtgtgtgtgtgtgtgtgtgtgatacagggCATGTTTGGGGCAGTGCTTtagctacagtgtgtgtttgtgtgtgtgtgtgtgtgtgtgtgtgtgttatacagggCATGTTTGGGACAGTGCTTTAgctacattgtgtgtgtgtgtgtgtgtgtgtgtgtgagatacagggCATGTTTGGGGCAGTGCTttagctacagtgtgtgtgtgtgtgtgtgtgtgtgtgtgtgtgttatacagggCATGTTTGGGGCAGTGCTttagctacagtgtgtgtgtgtgtgtgtgtgtgtgtgtgtgtgtgtgtgtgtgtgtgttatacagggCATGTTTGGGACAGTGCTttagctacagtgtgtgtgtgtgtgtgtgtgtgtgtgtgtgtgtgtgtgttatacagggCATGTTTGGGGCAGTGCTTTAGCTACAGTGTGCCCAACACTTTCCCCCAGTCCACCGAGTCCTTAGTGCACTGTGACTCCTGCATGCCAGCTCAGACCCAGTGGGAAGTGGTGAGTGTTATTATCTTCTTATAATGTGTTTATAACTGCTTATAACACACAACcaatgtctgtaaatgtgtactggaatatatttatatgtttgtgtgtgtgtgtgtgcgcgtgtgtgtgtgcgtgttcatgtgTATTACCAAAGCAgcttctttttacttttttttagcAAAAACATTCCTTTTTGGTTACTGAGGTTGAGGATATGATTGGCCTTAGGATTAGGCTTGGAAAAGTCTTATTAAATATAGGTCATTACATATGGTTATGGTTGTAATCTGGCCTGTCAAATTAGTCtagaatgttttaaattaaagtgaCCTTATGGACAGTGTGGCAAAAGTAAATAGGGAGTGAGACGCGAGTGAGGAGGTTCTGTGTTCCCATGATCAGTGGAACAGGGACAGCGTTGAGATGGTTATCAGCAaaaatggtaaaacaaacatGCTGGAGTGAGGTGACAGGACAGAGCAGGCTGCTCGGAAGTGAGATCTTCTGAGACGTTGATGGCAAGCAACAcgcagcactggaggagagtacctgtgTGCTTTAAACAGAGAGATGACAAATaaggcacaggtgtgtgtgtgtgtgtgtgtgtgtgtgtgtgtgtgtgtgtgtgtggatggaccTGCCTCTCCTGCTGGGTGCCCTGTGCACTGTGATAGGCAGTAAGTGAATTGAAAGAGCCTGTATTACAAATAGAAAAAGACATCTCTCTTATTCCACAAGGGGGCAAAATAAAGTGATACGCTTAGAGCCAGGTTATAGGTTACTGAGAAAAGCTAAGAATTTGATGATGGAAACTTTCCAGTAGACtaatttagaaaatgtgtgggtggggtgtgtgtgtgtatggggggaaTTAATTGCAGCttgttcatctgttttgtaTGTGATACAAGGTCAATTTGTGCATTAATTATTAGATAAATGATgataaattaacaaattaaagaGGAGTTGTTGTGCTATTGATGGTACTTAACTACCTTTTCAATCAATCATCCTTTATTTTCACTCAGAAATACATTGAGGGTGACCCTCATTTTCAATGCATCCAAGCATTAAAGGGGTTGAACTGAAAGGaattgaaaacaaattaaatggaAGTTAATTAGGTTCaactaaaatgcacaaaactatataaacaaattaacaataaaaccaaacaaGCTAAATCACAAGAGTTAAGAGAACAATCAAGATAGAATAAAACCATGATAAACCAATTAATAAGATTTCAACTAAAAGCAagctaaaatgtaaaacaaacaagtacaaatattatataaagtattaaaagtaaataaataaaacagcagtaCAACTGAGAAAAAATTAAACTGTGAACAGTGAGCCACACATTTCTTGTAAATGATCGGATGCATTAGACAACCAGTTAAGATCGAAATCCCCTAGGAACAGCCTTAACTAGTTGTCTAAAGCATCTGTTCATTTAAACTTGACATTGGACTGAGTATGTgaaagtcacatttatttatatagcacttttttgcAACATGTATTGttaaaaagcagctttacaaatgtctgggtCCAGTTCCCTGATGAGCAATCCAAAGGTGACAATGGCAAGTAAAAACTCCCTGTGTGAAATTCAGGAAGAAATCCTGGGAAGACCAAAACTCAGGAGGGAGCTCCTCCTCCTTGGGCTGCTTCAGCCAGTCCCTGCATTAACGCAGCATGCAGTCCATAGAGCGCTCAGTATAGAGGGCAGCTTCTCCAGTAGGTAAGCTGTATCTGCAGTGATGGAGTGGGTAGATAAATAGCATCTAATGGCAACACTGGGATTTTCTGCCATCATCTCAGATTCGTGTGCATTGATGAGCAGTTGCTGTCCAGTTGCATCATCTCTGCAGTCACATGTAGATAAAACAGTAAGATGTACTTAGACCTGTAAAGATGAACaacacatgaacagtccataaACAATAGATGTGCCAGTGATCAGCATGTAGCTCCAGAAGGTTTATCTGTAGCGTCATCAAAAGGGAGCACCAAAGCTGAACACAATTGTTTGGGCTCTCTGAGACATTAGATTCTGTTCACATCACCATCACAAACCCCAGTAAACGCATGAACTGGCCGGATGACAGCATCAACGCCTCAGATTACCAGAACATTTTATGGCCAAGGCTGAATGGCCCTATTAGCAAGAAATATGTTTAAGCCTGGCTGAGGAATGGTGTTTGAAATCTGGTTGAGGAATGGTGTTTGAAATCTGGCTGTGGAGCTGTGTTTGAAGAGTAGCCCTGGAATGAGGTTTGAAGTGTGGCTGTGGAATGTGTGTTTACAAAATGGCTGGtgaattgtgtttaaaatgtggcCATGGAATGGTGTTTGAAGCGTGGTTGTGCAATGGTGTTTGAAGCGTGGTTGTGGACTGGTGATTGAAGTGTGGCCGTAAGTGTGGCCATATGTTTGAAAAGGAAATTACAATGCAATTAGCTCTTTAGGGATTTTAATGAGATCTATTGAAAGCACACAGAGCAACCATATGTACCTACCAGAACAGAGacacaacactgtgtgtgtgtgtgtgtgtgtgtgtgtgtgtgtgtgtgtgtgtgtgtgtgatgaataggattgtttaattacttttaGTGCTATATTTtgatatgtgtgtatggattGTAGTGTGTGTCATGGTAGAGGGTGTGCGTGAgtatccatgtgtgtttgtctgcatttgtttgatttggacAGCAGGCAGTAGGAACTCTTGGATAACACCAGTTATGCTAGCATTTGAGAAATTCTAAACTAAAAGATAAATAAGATGCCTGGCTTGGTTTCCAGATTGAAACCCTGTgggtatttgtgtatttatgtatttgcatttttgtgtgtgtgtgtgtgtgtgtgtgtgtggatgggtatgtgagaaagacaaagagttCTCTCATTTTTGCTGCATACCTACAtaattatggtgtgtgtgtataaatgtatagaAATGTAAGCGTGCATGTTTTGTCTCACTTTCAAGTactatgtgtatatgcatgtgcatatgtgtgtctgtaggtcaCTCTGGAGTGTCCGGGCAGTACTGACTCTCCCCGGGTAGACAAGCTAGTAGAGCAGATCTTACACTGCAGCTGCCAGTCCTGCAGTAAGGAGGCCGGCCAGGAGGGGCCGCTGATGCAGCTGTACCCCTTGGAGAGCGCGCTGgagtctccctctcctcctgacGCACAGCTACAGCATGCTCATACACAGTTCGaggcacatgcgcacacacacagccctgagggTGGATGATCAGGAGCTCTACACGTCCACATCCACCTCCAACCCACGGCTGCTCTCCTCGTACAACACaagctcttttctttctctttcatgaTTTCAGTCTCTGCCTCtcggttttttgttttttttttcttcctctcagcACCTCTTCTTCTCACCCACCCCTCTCGGTGaattttaaagcacttttaaaaataacaccCTTATTAATACTCTTCTGCTTAATACCAACCAATCACAAGCTGTGTCTGATTTCCACCAacctctctgttctctcaggGGGCATTGGCTGAAAACTTAAatagcacacacatgcacaccctgtTTTATGTCATATACAAATTCTGAGCATAAACTCAAGTATAAaccagtatatatatatggtatagAACATCCATAAATGCCTAGAATCAAACACTtgttcactcaaacacacatgcaaattccctggcttgttttgtttgtgtgtcacaaATGTATGCCTctaaacaataaataatcaGAATGTGTGTCTAAATGTCTGTTAGCTCTCTTGTTTTGATACCCAGCTATTATGTGCCCAACAAGATTTAGTTTTCGGGGGGAGCAGGGTTggtttccatttttaatttcaaaatgcatttatacagcacttttacAACAGCGTGGTAAACAGCGTGCAGCGTGGGTCAATGCGGGTAGACTCCCGGCGATTACCTGGGATCTCATAGACGTCAAAATACACAGGAACGATGAGATGCCTGTGTAcccaggggatttgctgtctctggtttggtggcgcTTATGTGGAAACAGCCGGAGTTTCATCCCAGCAGAACAgccacctcccagagtctcgctGCGTCCTTGTAgagctgttcattctgtaacgctgagcagtaaggaggcggatgcaggtgcagagaagagcgagatttattagggccAAACCCAGATTCTGAGTCATCAgtgcagtccagggtcagtttcCTGATACGAAGAGTACAGAGATGCATGATACACAAACCAAAggacacgaaggcaaacaggagaaGTAGGTTATAACacaggctaggaaacacgaggGTTAGGATAAACAGTCAGACCAGGATACACAGAATACAAACTTCCAGGCATACAGATACAGGCTTtgaaaaacatccaaacatacagtcaatgaacagcaaagacagagggaacaaaacagggtttaaatacattaacttaacaaggctagaatcgaggaacaggtgtggaaaaccaaatgaggggcagagaaaacgaaactatggaatggaacgaAAACACAAGATatggaaaccatggaacagggaagctgggagggacttaGATAttagtgatgtgatcaaattttctagttctagtaagaactctggctacTGAATTTTGAagtagctggagcttgtttaggcatttaatggtacagccagatagtaaagCATTACAATAGTCCAATCTTGAACTGATAAATGCGTGGACTAGCtgttctgcatcatgtgaggagagcatgttcctaatctttgaaatgttcctgtggtggagaaaggcagtcctagaaatattatttacttgAACTTCAGACAAGAGACTTGGATCCATAATAAATCCAAGagctttaactgttagagattGCGTGATTGTGTTACCACTGgggttcactgagtaattagctagcaaggacctagctgtctctggacCTAATAGAAGCTGTTTTGTCACTATTAAGTGATAGATaattcctcaacatccagtgtctgacgtcccttatgcattcctcaataatgcTAAGATATAAACCTCTGGTTTATATGGAGACATACAGCTGAGtgtcatcagtgtagcagtgtttACGTATGATGTAACCCAGAGGTagcatataaagaaaaaagcaaagggcccagaacagatccttgtggaacaccatagctaaccttgttgtatgctgagaagtctccatttatgttaaactGGTAGAGACCGGCAaggtaagatttaaaccaggaaagggctattcccccaatcccaacaacattttagAGTCTATCTAGTGATCTttggtgtcaaatgctgcactc
The Electrophorus electricus isolate fEleEle1 chromosome 20, fEleEle1.pri, whole genome shotgun sequence genome window above contains:
- the nbl1 gene encoding neuroblastoma suppressor of tumorigenicity 1 yields the protein MWPGAVIGCALLALCSAAPPAHINRLALFPDKSAWCEAKNITQIVGHTGCQARSIQNRACLGQCFSYSVPNTFPQSTESLVHCDSCMPAQTQWEVVTLECPGSTDSPRVDKLVEQILHCSCQSCSKEAGQEGPLMQLYPLESALESPSPPDAQLQHAHTQFEAHAHTHSPEGG